One Aciduliprofundum boonei T469 genomic region harbors:
- a CDS encoding MTH1187 family thiamine-binding protein produces the protein MIIAELTITPLGEGTSVSKFVKEAFKAIRATGLKIELTPMSTVVEASSIDDIFRAVKLGEEAMLKLGAKRIIIDIKIDHRLDKDATMESKKRAVMEE, from the coding sequence ATGATAATTGCCGAGCTCACCATAACACCCTTGGGGGAGGGAACTAGTGTATCTAAATTTGTCAAAGAGGCGTTCAAAGCCATAAGAGCTACAGGATTGAAAATAGAACTAACTCCAATGAGCACGGTTGTTGAAGCAAGCAGCATTGATGACATATTCAGAGCGGTTAAGCTTGGAGAAGAGGCAATGCTCAAACTTGGAGCGAAGAGGATAATAATTGACATAAAGATAGACCATCGCTTGGACAAAGATGCAACTATGGAGAGCAAAAAGAGAGCGGTAATGGAAGAATAG
- a CDS encoding MFS transporter codes for MEIKNFGDLPKNAKRYILLHTIGSPLMIGDYVVLVYLLLTGYKVISVGAVFTAINFIELLFPAILGRLYDTKISAKLAMSLIYFLEGLAYFFFYLVSGPGTWIFLVLGVFIMKFATVFYPIFPTYEHYVYPEEIREKAMLYHLMVPEYVQIVAFPIFGFLLTYIYPSVSAYRNTLLFISAGSFLMIVYIFYAIEDIRKEKIEKESFKFSIPKNFLSLFLIEDALIIAESMVPTITLTYFVMFILKQSFFVLMLLEVINSAVTIIGGHYLKSRERSKRTLLIGGVILFALVNVFYIIAAWQMSIVPVIVGIIVQTLGNLFWFPVHRTMLFNTIPEDKRGMFFGSMSTAFRVSTAAAPFVSVLLISLWVYLPFALAGALYFIAGLGYYILTKNSEKTF; via the coding sequence ATGGAGATTAAGAATTTCGGAGATTTGCCCAAAAATGCAAAGCGCTACATTCTCCTTCACACTATAGGCTCACCACTGATGATTGGTGATTATGTTGTGCTAGTGTACTTGCTCTTAACAGGGTACAAGGTAATAAGCGTAGGTGCTGTTTTTACTGCAATAAATTTTATTGAGCTCCTATTTCCTGCCATTTTAGGAAGGTTGTATGATACAAAGATAAGTGCAAAGCTCGCAATGAGTTTAATCTATTTTCTAGAAGGGCTTGCATACTTTTTCTTCTACTTAGTTTCTGGCCCCGGGACTTGGATTTTTCTTGTTTTGGGTGTATTCATCATGAAATTCGCAACTGTGTTTTATCCCATATTCCCCACATACGAGCATTATGTGTATCCTGAAGAAATAAGAGAGAAAGCTATGCTCTATCATCTAATGGTTCCCGAGTATGTTCAAATCGTGGCATTTCCCATATTTGGATTTCTCCTTACTTACATTTATCCAAGTGTTTCCGCTTACCGAAATACTTTACTTTTTATTTCCGCTGGCTCTTTTTTGATGATAGTTTACATTTTCTACGCAATAGAAGATATAAGAAAAGAGAAAATAGAGAAAGAAAGCTTCAAATTTTCAATACCCAAAAATTTCCTGTCTCTCTTCTTAATTGAAGATGCCTTGATAATAGCAGAATCTATGGTTCCCACAATCACATTAACCTATTTTGTCATGTTCATTCTTAAACAAAGCTTCTTCGTATTGATGCTGTTAGAAGTTATAAATTCTGCAGTGACCATAATTGGTGGGCATTATTTAAAGAGTAGAGAGAGGAGCAAAAGAACTCTTTTAATTGGAGGTGTGATACTCTTTGCCCTTGTCAATGTATTTTATATTATCGCTGCCTGGCAGATGAGCATAGTTCCAGTTATTGTAGGAATAATAGTCCAAACTTTGGGAAATCTTTTCTGGTTTCCAGTGCATAGAACAATGCTGTTCAACACAATTCCCGAGGATAAGAGAGGCATGTTTTTCGGCTCAATGTCCACAGCTTTTCGAGTTTCAACAGCTGCTGCACCATTTGTTAGCGTTTTATTAATCTCTCTATGGGTGTACTTGCCCTTCGCCTTGGCAGGAGCTCTTTACTTCATTGCAGGACTTGGATATTATATTCTCACAAAGAACTCTGAGAAAACTTTTTAA
- a CDS encoding 2,3-bisphosphoglycerate-independent phosphoglycerate mutase, protein MDKKKALLIILDGLGDRAIRELGFKTPLQFAETPHLDKIARMSMVGLMDPIAPGIRAGSDTSHLNLLGYDPYKVYTGRGPFEAAGLDMDIAPGDVAFRCNFATVDENLVVLDRRAGRIKEGTHELVSAINGIKIEDVEIFVKEGVEHRAALVLRGSGLSPYVSDVDPHDTVLKIHEAKPLKPEAEKTARILNEFVKRAYEILKEHPVNKEREKKGLKPANILLPRGAGMAPHLENFVKKYNMKAACVVGTPLIRGICKLAGIHPIDFPGATGSYDTDMKGKIREAIKALARQDYDFVLVNIKATDIAGHDMLPRKKVEVIERIDEAMGYLLEILPEDIVVVITADHSTPCSVGDHSGDAVPIMIYAEDSRAEGSEFNEVACAKGSLRIRGSDLMQMILNATNRADKFGA, encoded by the coding sequence ATGGATAAGAAGAAAGCTTTATTGATCATTTTAGATGGTCTTGGCGATAGAGCCATAAGGGAACTTGGATTCAAAACTCCACTTCAATTTGCAGAGACCCCACATCTTGATAAAATCGCTAGAATGAGCATGGTCGGGCTTATGGATCCAATCGCTCCAGGAATAAGGGCTGGAAGCGACACCTCGCATCTTAATTTGCTGGGATACGATCCTTACAAGGTCTATACGGGCCGTGGTCCCTTTGAGGCTGCTGGTTTGGACATGGATATAGCGCCAGGAGATGTAGCATTTCGCTGCAATTTTGCCACGGTCGATGAGAATCTGGTTGTTTTGGATAGAAGAGCTGGTAGAATTAAAGAGGGAACTCACGAGCTTGTGAGTGCGATAAACGGAATAAAGATAGAGGATGTGGAGATATTTGTGAAAGAGGGAGTGGAGCATCGTGCAGCACTTGTGCTCCGTGGTTCAGGACTGAGCCCCTATGTGAGCGATGTGGATCCCCATGATACAGTATTGAAGATACATGAGGCGAAGCCATTGAAGCCAGAGGCAGAGAAGACTGCGAGAATATTAAACGAATTTGTAAAGAGGGCCTATGAGATTCTAAAAGAGCATCCCGTGAATAAAGAAAGGGAGAAAAAAGGATTGAAGCCTGCAAACATCCTTCTCCCCAGGGGTGCGGGCATGGCCCCTCATCTTGAGAATTTTGTGAAAAAATACAATATGAAAGCCGCCTGCGTAGTTGGCACACCTTTGATTAGAGGAATATGCAAACTTGCAGGCATACATCCCATAGATTTTCCAGGGGCCACAGGCTCCTATGATACGGATATGAAGGGAAAAATAAGGGAGGCAATAAAGGCCTTAGCTCGGCAGGATTACGATTTCGTCTTAGTCAACATAAAAGCCACCGATATTGCGGGACATGACATGCTGCCAAGAAAGAAGGTTGAGGTCATAGAGAGAATAGATGAAGCCATGGGCTATCTTTTAGAGATTTTGCCCGAAGATATTGTGGTTGTAATAACCGCAGACCATAGCACTCCTTGCAGCGTAGGAGACCACAGCGGAGATGCCGTGCCAATTATGATATACGCTGAGGATTCTAGGGCAGAAGGCTCTGAATTCAACGAAGTTGCCTGCGCAAAGGGCTCGCTTAGGATAAGGGGCTCGGATCTGATGCAGATGATTCTAAATGCCACGAATCGCGCTGATAAATTTGGAGCTTAG
- a CDS encoding diacylglycerol kinase family protein, which produces MWSLREAVHHALDGIGFAFTSERSLRIQFGIFLIVIILGLYLQISLNDFAIIMGISALVFSLELINTAIEKSMDVISNGEYDERIKIIKDISAGAVLIAAIFAIVEGALIFIPKLMGLFE; this is translated from the coding sequence GTGTGGTCTTTAAGAGAAGCAGTGCATCATGCTCTTGATGGCATTGGCTTTGCGTTTACGAGCGAGAGAAGCTTGCGGATTCAGTTTGGAATATTTCTAATAGTGATAATTCTTGGACTCTATCTTCAAATTTCTCTAAATGATTTTGCTATCATTATGGGCATTTCAGCCCTTGTATTTTCTTTAGAACTCATAAACACTGCTATAGAGAAATCAATGGATGTAATCTCAAATGGAGAATACGATGAACGAATAAAGATAATAAAGGATATATCCGCTGGAGCTGTTTTAATCGCAGCTATTTTTGCAATAGTTGAAGGTGCCCTTATTTTCATACCAAAACTGATGGGGCTGTTTGAATGA
- the scpB gene encoding SMC-Scp complex subunit ScpB produces MDEIMKIVEAVLFSSEKPLRVGEIAKVGNLKSEDVSKAMRKLRKEYQERDGAIEIARIGNKYVMQLKEEYVKYGYAMGKKELRDDVLKTLAIIAYYQPITQSKLRAIIGTKVYEHIDELKKRGFVYGKKAGRTIVLRTTKKFNEYFGIDASKPEDIKKFFEKAGGDKNE; encoded by the coding sequence ATGGATGAAATTATGAAAATCGTGGAAGCGGTGCTATTCTCCTCAGAAAAACCTCTCAGGGTTGGAGAGATTGCAAAGGTTGGAAATTTGAAGAGTGAGGATGTGAGTAAGGCAATGCGTAAATTGAGAAAAGAGTATCAGGAAAGAGATGGGGCGATAGAGATTGCAAGAATAGGGAATAAGTATGTTATGCAGTTGAAGGAAGAGTATGTTAAGTATGGATACGCAATGGGCAAGAAGGAGCTGAGAGATGATGTACTAAAAACCCTTGCAATCATCGCTTACTATCAACCCATAACACAAAGCAAGCTAAGAGCAATAATAGGCACGAAAGTTTACGAGCATATTGATGAGTTAAAGAAAAGAGGATTTGTTTATGGTAAAAAGGCAGGAAGAACAATTGTACTAAGAACAACCAAGAAATTCAATGAATATTTTGGTATAGATGCTTCCAAGCCTGAAGATATAAAGAAATTCTTTGAAAAGGCAGGAGGTGATAAAAATGAATAA
- a CDS encoding THUMP domain-containing protein: MKAYAIKAKIPKNSQLYFNYFKEEVMKRCVETNTDCVVEIIDGRLILFTDSTTPKSLLEGIKGVLALYEIEIFKDEVSLIKSMISKLKECKSFAVRSNKKSVEREIGGKIAEILNIPVNLTEPECKLYFERRGKFYLLFLSYP, from the coding sequence GTGAAAGCGTACGCTATAAAGGCAAAAATTCCTAAAAACTCACAACTCTATTTTAACTACTTTAAAGAGGAGGTCATGAAAAGATGCGTTGAAACGAATACCGACTGCGTAGTAGAGATTATAGATGGAAGGCTCATACTTTTCACAGATTCTACCACTCCAAAATCTTTGCTTGAAGGCATAAAAGGTGTGCTTGCCCTTTATGAGATTGAGATTTTTAAAGATGAGGTCTCTCTAATAAAAAGTATGATTTCTAAATTGAAGGAGTGCAAGAGCTTTGCAGTTCGCTCAAACAAAAAAAGCGTTGAAAGAGAAATAGGTGGAAAAATTGCAGAAATCTTGAATATCCCTGTAAATCTAACAGAGCCAGAATGCAAATTGTATTTTGAGCGTAGGGGAAAGTTTTATCTCCTATTCCTCTCCTATCCATAA
- a CDS encoding DEAD/DEAH box helicase — MYISHPLLRENAVEEREYQVSIAKSALRGNTLVVLPTGLGKTIIAILVLVEVLQKKGGKILFLAPTKPLVEQHARTIKKLTKIEDVIVLTGEVSRKKRKELYGSAKVVVATPQIIQNDIIAGELKIGDFSLVIFDEAHRAVGNYAYVYIAKKYRKSREDHLILGITASPGGDEEKIMEIIENLGIENVEIRTEEDKDVKKYVKGFKIKWIELPMPNEIRELYGKLKELYNSIITELRKFGLFSTLKKPTRRDVLRAQKIVQQEIKDGKSEFYQAAMLITMAIKIDYALEYLETQGFEAAYNYLLRIIEEGNSKGGSKAARTLVRDERFIEMMKIARKIEERKGDIENPKLNALRVIIRKELAENKDSRIIVFTHFRETAQLVANALNEVPGVRAARFVGQASKGEDKGLRQKEQVELVEKFKKGEYNVLVATSVAEEGLDIPATDMVIFYEPVPSEIRSIQRRGRTGRARIGKVVILTIKGTRDIAYLWSSRNKEKKMKNELLWLRMLLKDKLKNVEKREVMKEEKKKKGQLRLVDFEDSPKPIIYVDTREFRSNVVKYLSENYSIVAKQFEVGDYIISDRIAIERKKVDDFLDSLKDGRLFSQMVEMRRNYEVPILIIEGESLFIRGFHENSIYGALASIISDYKIPIIFTKDARETAKFIEALMRRELGERGEVSLRKEKRAMSTEERQRYIIESLPNVSAKLSQRLLEHFGSVKDVINAEVGELIQVKGIGRKTAEEIYDIVNKKYKKLNTKN, encoded by the coding sequence GTGTATATTTCACATCCCCTGCTCAGAGAGAATGCGGTGGAAGAGAGGGAGTACCAAGTTAGCATTGCAAAGAGTGCTTTGAGAGGAAATACGCTAGTAGTTTTGCCCACGGGCCTTGGTAAGACGATAATTGCAATTCTAGTTCTCGTTGAGGTCTTGCAGAAGAAGGGAGGGAAAATTTTATTTTTGGCTCCCACAAAGCCATTGGTGGAGCAGCACGCAAGAACGATAAAAAAATTGACAAAAATAGAGGATGTTATAGTTTTGACAGGAGAGGTCAGTAGGAAGAAGAGAAAAGAGCTATACGGCTCTGCAAAGGTTGTGGTTGCAACTCCCCAAATAATCCAAAATGACATCATTGCAGGAGAGTTAAAGATAGGTGATTTCTCCCTTGTAATTTTTGACGAGGCACATAGGGCTGTAGGAAACTATGCGTATGTGTACATTGCGAAAAAGTACAGGAAATCCAGAGAAGATCATCTGATTCTCGGGATAACTGCCTCTCCGGGAGGAGATGAAGAGAAGATAATGGAGATTATAGAGAATTTGGGAATTGAAAATGTGGAAATAAGAACAGAAGAGGATAAAGATGTTAAAAAGTATGTAAAGGGCTTTAAAATTAAATGGATAGAGCTTCCCATGCCAAATGAGATAAGAGAGTTGTACGGAAAGCTGAAAGAGTTGTACAATTCCATAATCACAGAACTGAGAAAATTCGGATTGTTTTCTACATTAAAAAAGCCTACTAGAAGAGATGTGCTAAGAGCTCAAAAAATAGTGCAGCAAGAAATAAAGGATGGTAAGAGCGAGTTTTATCAAGCTGCAATGCTTATAACCATGGCGATAAAGATTGATTATGCTCTAGAATATTTAGAAACGCAGGGGTTTGAAGCTGCTTATAATTATCTTTTGCGCATAATTGAAGAGGGAAACTCGAAGGGTGGAAGCAAGGCAGCTAGGACATTGGTGAGAGATGAAAGGTTCATAGAAATGATGAAGATAGCAAGAAAAATTGAGGAAAGGAAAGGGGATATAGAGAATCCAAAGCTAAATGCCCTAAGGGTGATAATAAGAAAAGAGCTCGCAGAGAACAAAGATTCAAGAATTATAGTATTTACGCATTTTAGGGAGACAGCACAGCTCGTTGCAAATGCGCTTAATGAAGTTCCAGGTGTGAGAGCAGCCAGATTTGTTGGTCAGGCAAGCAAGGGGGAGGATAAGGGACTGCGGCAGAAAGAGCAGGTTGAGCTAGTTGAAAAATTCAAGAAAGGCGAGTACAATGTTCTCGTAGCCACAAGCGTGGCTGAGGAGGGCTTGGATATACCAGCCACAGATATGGTAATATTTTATGAGCCAGTGCCTTCGGAGATAAGGAGTATACAAAGGAGAGGCAGAACTGGAAGAGCAAGAATTGGGAAGGTTGTAATTTTAACGATTAAGGGTACGAGAGACATTGCTTATCTCTGGTCCTCAAGAAATAAGGAGAAGAAGATGAAAAACGAGCTGTTATGGCTTCGCATGCTTTTAAAGGATAAACTGAAGAATGTGGAGAAGAGAGAAGTGATGAAGGAAGAAAAGAAGAAAAAGGGACAATTAAGGCTCGTTGATTTTGAAGATTCTCCAAAACCCATCATCTATGTTGATACCCGCGAATTTAGGAGCAATGTTGTGAAGTATTTATCTGAGAATTATTCAATAGTGGCAAAGCAATTTGAAGTGGGAGATTACATCATATCTGATAGAATCGCTATTGAGAGGAAAAAAGTTGATGATTTTTTAGATTCTCTAAAAGATGGAAGGTTGTTCTCGCAAATGGTTGAAATGCGCAGAAATTATGAAGTACCCATACTAATAATTGAGGGAGAGAGCCTGTTTATAAGAGGATTTCACGAAAATTCCATATATGGTGCATTAGCTTCAATAATCTCCGATTACAAAATTCCAATAATATTTACAAAAGATGCGAGAGAGACTGCAAAGTTCATCGAAGCTTTGATGAGAAGGGAATTGGGAGAGAGGGGCGAAGTATCGCTCAGAAAAGAGAAGAGGGCTATGAGCACGGAAGAGAGGCAGAGGTACATAATAGAATCCCTACCAAATGTTTCTGCAAAGCTATCGCAGCGATTGCTAGAGCATTTTGGAAGCGTTAAAGATGTGATTAACGCGGAGGTAGGTGAATTAATACAGGTAAAGGGCATAGGAAGGAAAACTGCCGAGGAGATTTACGATATTGTCAACAAGAAATACAAAAAGTTAAATACAAAAAATTAA
- the purD gene encoding phosphoribosylamine--glycine ligase: MNKVLLMGSGGREHAIAKALKDGGAKIYAVMKHKNPGIARLSEDYIIGDDSSVSFVKNLDWVKFKKVDFAVIGPEAPLINGMADMLEEKGIPVVGPRKDAAIIEGSKEFMRDLMKKHNIDGMVDYYVFNDPQKVEEFLKNYDKPFVIKPVGVTGGKGVWVMGDHFKTKEDGIRYAKEIIEKKIGGVDRVIIEEKLVGEEFTLQIFTDGINLAGMPLVQDFKRAYEGDLGPNTGGMGSYSMENHLLPFLTKEDYTKAMKIMEDIIAAMRREGRIYKGIIYGQFMLTAEGPKIIEVNCRFGDPEAMNVLSILKTNFVDIAWSIIEGKLKPVEFENKATVVKYVVPEGYGTKPLANQEIKVNEERIKREGALLYYASVNESNGKIYTTTSRSLAVVGIAENLYEAEEIAEKALRHIVGRVYSRHDIAKKEMIDAKIAKMKELRGI, encoded by the coding sequence ATGAATAAGGTCCTGTTAATGGGTTCTGGAGGAAGGGAGCATGCGATAGCGAAAGCATTGAAGGATGGAGGGGCAAAAATTTATGCAGTTATGAAACACAAAAATCCAGGAATAGCGAGGTTATCTGAAGATTACATTATTGGTGATGATAGCAGCGTTTCTTTTGTTAAAAATTTAGATTGGGTAAAATTCAAAAAAGTTGATTTTGCAGTTATAGGCCCTGAAGCCCCACTGATAAATGGAATGGCGGACATGCTCGAGGAGAAGGGCATACCTGTAGTTGGTCCAAGGAAGGATGCGGCAATAATTGAAGGGTCTAAAGAATTCATGCGAGATCTGATGAAAAAGCACAATATTGATGGTATGGTTGATTATTATGTATTCAACGATCCACAGAAAGTGGAAGAATTCTTGAAAAATTATGATAAGCCCTTTGTCATCAAGCCCGTGGGGGTAACTGGAGGTAAAGGCGTATGGGTAATGGGAGATCATTTCAAGACAAAGGAAGATGGAATAAGGTATGCAAAGGAGATCATAGAGAAAAAAATTGGAGGGGTAGATAGGGTAATAATCGAAGAGAAGCTTGTGGGCGAGGAATTTACACTCCAAATATTCACTGACGGAATAAACTTGGCAGGTATGCCACTCGTGCAGGATTTCAAGAGAGCTTATGAAGGGGATTTAGGACCAAATACTGGGGGAATGGGCTCGTATAGTATGGAGAACCATCTGCTTCCATTCTTGACAAAGGAAGATTACACAAAAGCGATGAAAATAATGGAAGATATTATAGCAGCGATGCGTAGAGAAGGAAGAATATACAAGGGTATAATCTACGGCCAATTTATGCTCACAGCCGAAGGACCAAAGATAATCGAAGTGAACTGCAGGTTTGGAGATCCAGAGGCGATGAATGTTCTCTCTATCTTAAAGACAAATTTCGTGGATATCGCGTGGAGTATAATCGAGGGAAAATTGAAGCCTGTAGAGTTTGAAAACAAGGCTACGGTGGTAAAATATGTTGTTCCCGAAGGATACGGTACAAAGCCATTAGCAAACCAAGAGATAAAGGTAAATGAGGAAAGGATAAAGAGAGAGGGTGCGCTGCTATACTATGCATCCGTGAACGAGAGTAATGGAAAAATATACACCACAACCTCACGCTCTCTGGCCGTAGTGGGAATAGCAGAGAATCTTTACGAGGCAGAGGAGATAGCGGAAAAAGCATTAAGACATATAGTTGGAAGAGTGTATTCAAGGCACGATATAGCAAAGAAAGAGATGATAGATGCAAAAATTGCAAAGATGAAAGAATTGCGTGGTATCTAA
- a CDS encoding YunC family protein — MSEVEITRLKVQGKEFLGLRVEMPNAPLLLIKGTIGFAMCGYLNPSTAEKLGDVAVMVSGVNTFEDMLNAKIKWSSPKAKEIGIEEGRILRDEIDKL, encoded by the coding sequence ATGAGCGAAGTTGAAATAACAAGATTGAAAGTTCAAGGAAAGGAGTTCTTAGGATTAAGAGTTGAAATGCCCAATGCACCATTATTGCTTATAAAAGGCACCATAGGATTTGCCATGTGTGGATACCTTAATCCATCTACTGCTGAAAAATTAGGAGATGTTGCAGTTATGGTATCTGGAGTGAATACTTTTGAAGATATGCTCAATGCAAAGATAAAATGGTCTTCCCCTAAAGCAAAGGAGATCGGAATCGAAGAGGGAAGAATATTAAGAGATGAAATAGATAAGCTTTGA
- a CDS encoding diphthine--ammonia ligase has product MRAIALFSGGKDSTYSIYLAMQQGFEIEKLVTIYPKEKDSYMYHIPAIERTKYQARAMDIEQDIYKIGDNEAELKDVLSNYDVDAVISGAIASNYQKTKIEEVCTELGFLSYAPLWGKSQEMLLQDMLLADFKIMIVAVAAYGLDESFLGKIIDENILAKLMELEKKYKINVSGEGGEYETFVIDAPIFKNSLSVENYSVFWDGMRGHIDITSIAFDQKLF; this is encoded by the coding sequence ATGAGAGCTATAGCACTTTTCTCAGGAGGTAAAGATTCTACATACTCCATTTACCTTGCAATGCAGCAGGGATTTGAAATCGAGAAACTTGTCACAATATATCCAAAGGAGAAGGATTCCTACATGTACCACATTCCTGCCATAGAGAGAACAAAGTATCAGGCTAGGGCAATGGATATTGAGCAAGATATCTATAAAATCGGTGATAATGAAGCTGAGTTGAAAGATGTGCTTTCAAATTATGATGTGGATGCTGTTATAAGTGGGGCAATTGCATCCAATTATCAAAAAACGAAGATAGAAGAAGTGTGCACAGAGTTGGGATTTCTCTCTTACGCGCCTCTTTGGGGAAAAAGCCAAGAAATGCTATTGCAAGATATGCTTCTTGCAGATTTCAAGATTATGATTGTTGCCGTGGCAGCCTATGGCTTAGATGAATCCTTTCTCGGAAAGATAATAGATGAGAATATTCTTGCAAAACTTATGGAATTGGAGAAAAAATACAAAATTAATGTAAGTGGCGAGGGGGGAGAGTATGAGACATTTGTAATAGATGCTCCCATATTCAAAAATAGTTTATCTGTGGAAAATTATAGTGTGTTTTGGGATGGTA
- a CDS encoding metal-dependent transcriptional regulator has translation MQEIRETYIERIYELKNKKGYVKTVDLAKELDVKPSSVTEMLQKLADEGYVIYEKYRKIDLTEKGLNLARALERRHKAIKKLLMYIGVSEEIADKDACVIEHVLSKESVDKIIEFADKIKV, from the coding sequence ATGCAAGAAATTAGAGAGACTTACATTGAGAGAATTTATGAGCTAAAGAACAAGAAAGGATATGTAAAGACTGTAGATCTTGCAAAAGAGCTTGATGTCAAGCCCTCAAGTGTGACAGAGATGCTTCAAAAACTCGCGGATGAGGGTTATGTTATTTATGAAAAATACAGAAAGATAGACCTGACCGAGAAAGGACTCAATCTTGCAAGAGCTCTAGAAAGAAGGCATAAGGCCATAAAGAAGCTTTTAATGTACATTGGCGTAAGCGAAGAAATTGCCGATAAAGATGCTTGCGTTATAGAGCATGTTCTCAGCAAAGAGTCCGTGGATAAGATAATAGAGTTTGCAGATAAAATAAAGGTGTGA
- a CDS encoding DMT family transporter, with amino-acid sequence MRKEVVELHGAVFLFGFAGLFGKIISLPTMMIVLGRVVFAAIFLFLVMIYRKEGFKVPKRDLLYLPVLGLLLAVHWSLFFYSIQLSTVAIGLITYSTFPIFTAVLEPWIFKEKIRKMNVVLPIITFIGILFIVPNLNVQNNVTQGVIWGTLSGLTFSFLTIINRKYVQEYSSVTLAFYQDSFAAIFLLPILFLFDVSPSFSDIAYVVLLGIVFTGLAHTLFISSLSRVNARTASIIASLEPLYGIILAFVFLNEVPAIHTAIGGAIVLATSFYATLNLTKFK; translated from the coding sequence GTGAGAAAAGAAGTTGTTGAGCTTCATGGGGCGGTATTTCTTTTCGGATTTGCAGGATTATTTGGGAAGATAATAAGCCTACCCACAATGATGATTGTGCTTGGGCGTGTAGTATTTGCAGCTATTTTTCTATTTTTGGTGATGATTTATAGAAAAGAGGGGTTCAAGGTACCTAAAAGAGATCTTTTATACTTACCTGTTTTAGGTTTACTCCTTGCAGTACACTGGAGCTTGTTTTTCTATTCTATACAACTATCAACTGTTGCCATAGGCCTAATTACATATTCAACATTTCCAATCTTTACGGCGGTGTTGGAGCCCTGGATTTTTAAAGAGAAAATCAGAAAGATGAATGTAGTTTTGCCGATAATCACATTTATTGGCATATTGTTCATAGTTCCAAATTTAAATGTCCAGAATAATGTAACACAGGGGGTTATATGGGGAACTCTCTCGGGATTAACATTCTCTTTCTTAACTATAATTAATCGAAAATATGTGCAGGAGTATTCAAGCGTAACTCTTGCATTTTACCAAGATAGTTTTGCAGCTATTTTTCTCTTGCCAATATTATTCCTATTCGATGTTTCACCTTCATTCAGCGATATCGCTTATGTTGTGCTCTTAGGCATAGTGTTCACTGGGCTAGCACATACTTTATTTATTTCTTCATTGAGTAGGGTAAATGCTCGCACGGCAAGTATAATAGCCTCTTTAGAGCCCCTCTACGGTATAATACTTGCGTTCGTTTTCTTAAATGAAGTTCCAGCGATTCACACGGCAATTGGTGGTGCCATAGTTCTTGCCACATCTTTCTATGCCACACTCAATTTGACAAAATTTAAGTAA
- a CDS encoding biotin/lipoate A/B protein ligase family protein, whose protein sequence is MELRVIFDEKHKAFWNMALDESLLMHLKDAGPTLRLYGWNPTAVSIGYFQSLEEEVNVERAKEMGVDLVRRITGGGAVYHKWELTYSIVLPPPPGKVLDSYKLIEKGLIEAFKDLGIEAKYSGINDIEVNGKKISGNAQTRKYGGLLQHGTILIDVDIEEMFSLLKVPREKLKDKIIKSVKDRVTSLSALGIDMEFQELQKIVAEGFKKALDADLYEEDLNREIINKAKDLEVHKYATKEWLYRR, encoded by the coding sequence ATGGAGCTTCGGGTAATATTTGATGAAAAGCATAAGGCGTTCTGGAACATGGCTCTTGATGAATCTCTTTTAATGCATCTAAAAGATGCAGGTCCTACACTTCGTCTCTATGGCTGGAATCCTACGGCTGTAAGCATAGGATATTTTCAGAGCTTGGAAGAAGAGGTAAATGTAGAGAGGGCAAAGGAAATGGGCGTGGATTTAGTGCGCCGCATAACAGGAGGTGGAGCGGTGTATCACAAATGGGAGCTTACATATTCTATTGTACTGCCCCCACCTCCAGGAAAGGTGCTCGATTCTTACAAGTTAATAGAGAAAGGACTCATAGAAGCTTTCAAAGACTTGGGTATAGAAGCTAAATACTCTGGAATAAATGATATTGAAGTAAATGGCAAGAAGATCTCTGGCAATGCACAAACGAGAAAGTATGGAGGATTGCTGCAGCATGGAACGATTTTGATAGATGTAGATATAGAAGAGATGTTCTCGCTTCTAAAAGTCCCAAGGGAGAAGCTCAAGGATAAGATTATAAAGAGCGTGAAGGATAGAGTCACTTCGCTTAGTGCTCTAGGCATAGATATGGAATTTCAAGAACTCCAGAAAATAGTGGCTGAAGGGTTCAAAAAAGCGCTAGATGCAGATCTCTATGAAGAAGATCTAAACAGAGAGATTATAAATAAGGCAAAAGATCTGGAGGTTCATAAGTATGCAACAAAAGAGTGGCTTTACAGAAGGTAG